CGTGGGTGGAGGTCTCAATTTCAACAAGAACTTCGGCGTTCTTCTGCAGTACGACTATGACCACATGAATGTTCCCGCCAGCATCATTCAAGCGATGCAGAACGCTTACGTTAACGGCGGCTATTCGGACGCTGCGGGTGTCGCAGGTCTGGATGCCAATACCCATCTCTGGTCCTTGTCGATCAACCCAACCTACAGCTTGCAAGGCGCCGGTCGTAGCGGCGCTTACCTGGTCGGTGGCGTGGGCTATTATCGCAAAACAACAAACTTTACATTGCCAGCGGTATCGGAATTTTGCGACAGCTTCGGCTTCTGCCAAGCCTTCAACAGCAATCAGACCGTTGATCAATACACCAACGGAGCGTTCGGCGTCAATGGCGGTGTAGGTCTTACTTACAAGCTGTCAAACTTCTCCTCCAACCGCCTCTTCGCGGAGGCGCGTTATGTCTGGGTAGACAATAACGGAGACAAGAATCAGTTCTATCTTCCCAACGGTTTCCGTACAGGCTACTTCCCTGTGACCGTCGGTGTGCGTTGGTAAGCGATCGCACAACGAATCCAATCCATCTCGTGAACAAAGTTGCCAGCCTGCGGGCTGGCAACTTTGTTTCCAGCTCCCGGAAAAGCCAGTTCTATCCTCCGGCTGATACCCTTGATCGAGCAAAAATAAGCCGAGGAATTCATGCAGATTGAAATGCCCACTGAGGGCTCACTTCCGGAGATCAAGGTCGAGCGTTCCGGCGCAGCGATGACCATCGTGACCACCCTGTTCTTCATCTGGGGCTTCGTCACGGTTCTCAACGACATTCTCATTCCGCATCTGCAGAATGTCTTTGCTCTCTCGAACTTCCAGGCGATGTTTGTCCAGTTCGCCTTCTTTTCTGCCTACTTTGTCTTCGCTCTGCCGTGGGGCAAGGTCGTGGATCGCATCGGCTATCGCAATACGATGGTCGCTGGTCTCTGTGTCTCAGCCTGCGGATGCCTGCTCTTTCTTCCCGCAGCCATGCTCGCCTCCTACGCAATCTTCCTCTCAGCCCAGGTGGTGCTCGCCTGCGGCATCACGGCGCTTCAGGTTTCGGCTAATCCCTATGTGGCGGCGCTTGGCTCCAGCCGCACCGCCTCCAGCCGTCTTAATCTTGCGCAGGCGTTCAACTCGCTGGGAACGACGATTGCCCCGCACATCGGTGGTCTCTTCATCTTCTCCACGGTCGCGGTCGTAGCTACTACGACGACGCTTACGGGTTCCGCTCTTCATGCGAACC
This genomic stretch from Terriglobus saanensis SP1PR4 harbors:
- a CDS encoding outer membrane beta-barrel protein, which produces MSHNAGQFFVRNRVFAAVIAISAAAIVPSAHAAADPAEAPASINFNTSVGSPLSNLTYADMTYGVSSSEPAAVAEERDSLASTSEADQPPPRRRTYGRPRYADNLHNADGSTKIAFEVGGGFVAPSGSTAHYQTLSYKFSVGGGLNFNKNFGVLLQYDYDHMNVPASIIQAMQNAYVNGGYSDAAGVAGLDANTHLWSLSINPTYSLQGAGRSGAYLVGGVGYYRKTTNFTLPAVSEFCDSFGFCQAFNSNQTVDQYTNGAFGVNGGVGLTYKLSNFSSNRLFAEARYVWVDNNGDKNQFYLPNGFRTGYFPVTVGVRW